CGTCATTACTGCCTTCACTGCTGGGTGCTCTCGACAGCATATCTGCGAGCATGAGCTTCTTCCCTGGAACGAAATTCAGTTCAAAGTTATACCCGAGCAATCGCATGAAAAAACGTTGCAGCCTAGGTGGCATGTCGCCAATCGCTTTCTTTGATATGGCAATCAAAGGGTGATGGTCTGTTTCAATGATGACCGTTCGGCCGTACACGAAATGGTCGAACTTCTCGCAGCCGTATGTTATGGCAAgggtttctttttctatttgggAATGGCGCGTTTCCGCTTCAGACAGCGTTCTTGATCCGTACGCTACAGGCTTCCACGAGCCGTTGTAGTTCTGCAAGAGCGCGGCCCCTTCACCACTGCGTGATGCGTCACATGAAATCTTTGTTTCTCTTGCCGGATCGAACACCGCCAGCAACGGTGGGCTACTCAAGCTGTGGCATATTTGACGCCATTCTTCTGCGTGATTTGGAGTCCATTCGAACACCTCATCTTTCTTGATTATGCTGCGCAGTAGCTTCGTCCTCTCCGCTAATGTGGGAATAAACTTGCCGAAGTAGTTTACAACCCCTAGCATTCGTTGTGCTGCTTGCTTGTCGCGTGGCTCAGGAATCTGCAGCATTGCCTGAATGAGTGAAAGATTCGGCCTGATGCCTTCCGCAGAAATTACGTCGCCTAGGAAGCTTATCTGAGTGACGCCCACGACGCATTTAGCTGGGTTAAACGTTAGCCCTGCCTTTTCCGCAGCCTTCGACGCTTGCCTCAGTCGTTTGTCGTGCTCTTGCCTCGATGATCCCCAAATCAGTATGTCATCGACATAGACTTTAGTTCCAGGCAAAGCCTCAAAGATGTCGTTAAGGGCTTTCTGAAAGACCTCAGAGGCTGCTGATATGCCAAAAGGCAATCGCAAAAAACGGTAACGACCGAAAGGCGTCGCGACAGTGCAGGTTCTCGACGTTTCGTCATGCAGCGGAATTTGGTAGAATCCTGAATTGGCGTCTAGCCGCGTGAACACCTTAGCTCCCGCGAGCTCTGACTCGATATCTTCTCTCCTtggcatttcgaagtgttcgCGCTTGATGGCCTCGTTGATTTTACGCGGGTCCATGCACACACGCAGTTTTCCATCCTTCTTGCGCACTATGACGAGAGGGCTCACCCATTCTGTAGGTTCCGTGACTTTTATAATTATGCCTTCCCTCTCCATGCGATCCAGCTCCTTTCGAAGCGGCTCCCTCAAGACCAGCGGTACTCGGCGTGCTGTCTGGACGACTGGGAGTGCTCCTTCGCGCAGGACCATGCGGTAGTGGCGTTGGAGACAACCTGTGCCAGAAAAAAGATGGGAAAACTCTTTCACAACTCCATCGGAACTGTTTTGCGAAACGTTGTCGTCCACCTGTCGCGCGATTATTCCGAGCGTCTCGCATGCCTGCAGACCGAGAATCGCTTGAGCTCCCTTGCGGACAATGAAAAAGTCCTGAACGGAAGTACGGTCATGGAATGTCACTTCTTGCCTCACGATACCCATATGTTTGATCTCGTTTCCACCGTAGGAGCGTAGGACGGCACTGCTGGGCTTTACCTGCGGCTTGCGGTTCATGCTTGCGTACAACGCGGCTGGGAGCAAATTAGCCTGAGACCCCGTGTCCACTTTGAAAGCAATAAGCTTTCCTCCAACTTTTGCCGTGACTATCCAGTCTGATCGACTGCTTTTACTACCAATCGTGAGAACTTCAAAATCATCATCGCTGCCCTGAAGCTCACCTACTTGCGGCTTTGTTTTGCAGCAAACGGCAaagtgattttaggggcgaagctccttaaggcggcacccgttcgtccctcgtagtcgtagtagtgcgtaaccagtcgtaacgctagtaccagatcttgacctccaaggtggtgccggcgggagatttttcctgtgcgttgttgaacaataaaaaattcgcagcgtgcgcgttaactaaaagccgaattcttctgtctctcattccccattagcagccattggcatgttccagtaggaaacgttagtagaagtgtaa
Above is a window of Rhipicephalus sanguineus isolate Rsan-2018 chromosome 3, BIME_Rsan_1.4, whole genome shotgun sequence DNA encoding:
- the LOC125757601 gene encoding uncharacterized protein LOC125757601, giving the protein MRDARNNRATGCLQRHYRMVLREGALPVVQTARRVPLVLREPLRKELDRMEREGIIIKVTEPTEWDLSFGMRTGTCRDPPGSPAADAATRLPVWSFPPSRQT